A window of the Streptomyces griseochromogenes genome harbors these coding sequences:
- a CDS encoding DUF6640 family protein, whose amino-acid sequence MPKITTGRVLLTLTSLVTMTGAYIADWNKTHIYNPNWPPHAKFHNAQTMSMGAALGLIGLYLLWVHRGAWTRSLVQVIVVAESLYWITQLSAILYPGTALVDGDWVPPIQPALATTMLALNALAYFLEHRRLEHHTA is encoded by the coding sequence ATGCCCAAGATCACCACTGGAAGGGTCCTGCTGACCCTCACTTCACTGGTCACCATGACCGGCGCCTACATCGCGGACTGGAACAAGACCCACATCTACAACCCCAACTGGCCGCCGCACGCCAAGTTCCACAACGCCCAGACCATGAGCATGGGCGCCGCACTCGGCCTGATCGGCCTGTACCTGCTGTGGGTGCACCGGGGCGCCTGGACGCGCTCCCTGGTCCAGGTCATCGTCGTTGCCGAGTCGCTGTACTGGATCACTCAGCTGTCGGCGATCCTCTACCCCGGCACCGCCCTCGTCGACGGCGACTGGGTTCCGCCCATCCAGCCGGCCCTCGCCACAACCATGCTGGCCCTCAACGCACTCGCGTACTTCCTCGAGCACCGACGTCTGGAGCACCACACCGCTTAG
- a CDS encoding FMN-dependent NADH-azoreductase yields MSYLLHIDSSSLGADSVSSQVARSFRDTWSAPVVHRDLAASPVPHLDAAGIAAWGTDPARHTPEQAAAAAVQDELIEEFLGASAYLFTVPMYNLTMPSAFKAWLDQVIVKGRTFGLPDGPAASGRPALVISARGGGYGPGTPNHGKDFVVPALETILHDMLGLEVTSLTPELTMAPVVPALTHLIPLHEASLTDAHQQARRQAKTFRDQVAA; encoded by the coding sequence ATGTCCTACCTGCTCCACATCGACTCCTCCTCGCTCGGCGCCGATTCGGTCTCGTCCCAGGTCGCCCGCTCCTTCCGGGACACCTGGAGCGCGCCGGTCGTCCACCGGGACCTGGCCGCCTCGCCCGTACCCCACCTGGACGCGGCGGGCATAGCGGCCTGGGGCACCGACCCCGCCCGGCACACTCCGGAACAAGCCGCGGCCGCCGCGGTCCAGGACGAACTCATCGAGGAGTTCCTCGGCGCGAGCGCCTACCTGTTCACCGTGCCCATGTACAACCTCACGATGCCTTCGGCGTTCAAGGCATGGCTTGACCAGGTCATCGTCAAGGGCCGCACCTTCGGACTCCCCGACGGTCCCGCGGCGTCCGGCCGTCCGGCCCTGGTGATCTCGGCACGCGGCGGCGGTTACGGCCCCGGCACCCCCAACCACGGCAAGGACTTCGTCGTGCCCGCGCTGGAGACGATCCTGCACGACATGCTCGGCCTCGAAGTCACCTCGCTCACACCCGAGTTGACCATGGCGCCCGTCGTCCCGGCGCTGACCCACCTGATCCCGCTTCACGAGGCGTCCCTGACCGACGCGCACCAGCAGGCTCGTCGGCAGGCCAAGACGTTCCGCGATCAGGTCGCCGCCTGA